From a single bacterium genomic region:
- the apt gene encoding adenine phosphoribosyltransferase codes for MDLKSKIRSIPDFPKKGIVFRDITTLLQDPVAYEHAIDLFCLHFAKHKITKVGVIESRGFIFGGPIAMALGVGLVPIRKKGKLPWDTVRQSYKLEYGTDSLEVHKDAVNKRDRVLIIDDLLATGGTARASTKLIEKLGAKVTGLGFLIELSFLGGRKKLGDYDVLTLINYDSEK; via the coding sequence ATGGATCTTAAATCTAAAATTCGCAGTATCCCTGACTTTCCCAAGAAGGGGATTGTGTTTCGCGACATCACCACGTTGTTGCAGGACCCGGTTGCTTATGAACACGCGATTGACCTATTCTGCCTGCACTTCGCCAAACACAAAATCACTAAGGTTGGAGTAATCGAATCGCGAGGCTTCATATTCGGTGGTCCGATTGCTATGGCGCTTGGCGTCGGTTTGGTACCGATCCGCAAGAAAGGCAAGCTTCCGTGGGACACTGTTCGCCAAAGCTACAAGTTGGAATATGGCACGGACAGCCTTGAAGTTCACAAGGACGCGGTTAACAAGCGCGATAGAGTGCTCATTATTGATGACCTGCTTGCTACCGGCGGGACAGCGAGAGCTTCAACCAAGTTGATCGAAAAACTCGGTGCGAAGGTAACCGGGCTCGGATTCCTGATTGAGCTGTCATTTCTTGGTGGGCGCAAAAAGCTTGGCGACTACGACGTATTGACATTGATCAATTACGATTCAGAGAAATAG
- a CDS encoding TIGR00725 family protein, which translates to MMSQRNSLYVAVIGGYDCTPQQALLAEEVGERLAQAGAILVTGGRRGVSEAACKGAKRCGGMTIGILPSSDYREANPYVDHAICSGIGEARNTIIVMTADGIIAFPGKFGTLSEMAFALLEKKPVVSLGSWDVSPLVTKVDSPQEAVEKILQEIRR; encoded by the coding sequence TTGATGTCACAGCGAAATTCGCTCTACGTGGCGGTTATCGGCGGCTACGATTGCACACCGCAACAAGCCTTGCTTGCAGAAGAAGTGGGTGAACGATTGGCGCAGGCTGGAGCAATCTTGGTCACCGGCGGTCGTCGGGGTGTAAGTGAGGCTGCATGCAAGGGAGCCAAGCGTTGCGGCGGAATGACAATAGGGATTCTGCCATCATCTGACTATCGGGAAGCTAATCCTTACGTTGATCACGCCATTTGCAGCGGCATCGGTGAGGCGCGCAATACCATAATCGTCATGACCGCAGATGGCATCATTGCATTTCCCGGGAAGTTTGGAACTCTTTCGGAAATGGCATTTGCATTACTTGAAAAGAAGCCAGTGGTTTCGTTAGGCTCTTGGGATGTGTCACCATTGGTAACCAAAGTCGATAGTCCGCAGGAAGCGGTCGAGAAAATTCTTCAGGAGATACGTCGATGA
- the glgA gene encoding glycogen synthase GlgA, protein MGKLNIAYVASEAMPYSKTGGLADVAGALPQQLADLKHRVALFSPLYRTVKIDRHDIFRVGRFTDLSVWVGGREWRFNLLQRDIAKNNKLETYFIQCDELFDRESLYVDPATGKDYADNHIRFAFFARAVLLALERLDFKPDIINANDWQSALIPAYLKTAERDHPFFKNTKTVLTIHNVAYQGLFEADTFADLGINKSYYYPTSPFEFWGEVNFLKAGIVFADAINTVSETYAKEIQSSNEFGYGLEGVLHDRRAALYGIVNGVDYDTWSPANDKLIAKSYDQDSVADKATNKLELLKLAGLGENRIEKPLIGVISRLADQKGFDLIEEVADELFDLDFTFVLLGTGQEKYHELFEGLAAKYPERISVNFKFDERLAHLIEAGSDMFLMPSRFEPCGLNQLYSLRYGTVPIARKTGGLADTIVDYRQAKAKATGFLFEEYTGEALLSAVSQALALFEKKKSWLSLMKRGMKQDFSWKKSAKRYVEVYEKALGV, encoded by the coding sequence ATGGGAAAGTTGAATATTGCTTACGTTGCCAGTGAGGCGATGCCTTACTCAAAAACCGGCGGGCTCGCAGACGTCGCCGGGGCACTACCACAACAGCTGGCGGATCTCAAACACCGAGTAGCTTTGTTTTCTCCGCTTTATCGCACAGTCAAAATCGATCGCCATGACATTTTTCGTGTCGGGCGATTTACCGATTTAAGTGTTTGGGTAGGTGGCCGAGAGTGGCGGTTTAATCTATTGCAGCGAGATATTGCCAAGAATAACAAACTGGAAACCTACTTCATCCAGTGCGACGAATTGTTTGATCGCGAATCACTCTACGTTGACCCTGCTACCGGAAAAGACTACGCCGACAATCACATTCGTTTTGCTTTCTTTGCGAGAGCCGTGCTTTTGGCTTTGGAGCGACTTGATTTCAAACCTGATATCATCAATGCCAATGATTGGCAGTCTGCTTTGATACCGGCATATCTCAAGACCGCTGAACGCGATCATCCGTTCTTCAAGAATACCAAGACCGTTTTGACCATTCACAATGTGGCCTACCAGGGACTTTTCGAAGCTGACACCTTCGCTGACTTGGGGATCAACAAGTCGTATTACTATCCGACCTCGCCGTTTGAATTTTGGGGTGAAGTGAACTTTCTCAAAGCGGGGATCGTTTTCGCTGACGCTATCAATACAGTTAGCGAGACGTATGCCAAAGAGATACAGTCGTCCAATGAGTTTGGTTATGGACTTGAGGGTGTGCTGCATGATCGGCGTGCCGCACTTTATGGGATTGTTAACGGTGTGGACTATGATACTTGGTCGCCGGCAAACGATAAACTGATCGCGAAGTCCTATGACCAAGATTCGGTTGCCGATAAGGCTACTAATAAATTGGAGCTTCTGAAACTGGCGGGATTGGGCGAGAACAGGATCGAGAAACCACTAATTGGTGTAATCAGCCGTTTGGCGGACCAAAAAGGGTTTGATCTCATTGAAGAAGTTGCGGACGAGTTGTTTGATCTCGACTTCACATTTGTATTGCTTGGTACCGGTCAAGAGAAGTATCACGAGCTTTTTGAAGGGTTGGCAGCGAAGTATCCGGAGCGAATCAGTGTTAACTTCAAGTTTGACGAGCGTCTCGCGCACCTTATTGAAGCCGGCTCCGACATGTTTTTGATGCCTTCGCGCTTCGAACCGTGCGGCCTAAATCAGTTGTATAGTCTTCGATATGGAACTGTGCCGATTGCTCGCAAGACCGGCGGGCTGGCAGATACTATTGTCGACTACCGTCAAGCAAAAGCAAAAGCTACTGGTTTCCTGTTCGAGGAATACACCGGAGAGGCGCTTCTCTCGGCTGTTAGTCAGGCCCTAGCGCTATTCGAAAAGAAGAAGTCTTGGCTATCGCTCATGAAGAGGGGAATGAAACAGGACTTTTCGTGGAAGAAGTCGGCCAAGCGATATGTCGAAGTCTACGAGAAAGCGTTAGGCGTCTAA
- a CDS encoding tetratricopeptide repeat protein: protein MKAKAIIAIMLTLSLTSLGFAQSNEAKAKFNAGLTANQAGKYAEAEKELLEAVKLDATYKQAWVELGTAQLHLKKLPQSEESFKKVVTLDASDVVGHKNLGLVQLEAKKYQLAEASLLKALQIKHGDGEVQKALGQLYYQQNNWDKAIEYYKLYNTANSVDAKSHFFMAKAYKEKGDLATAESEYQQAVKIDPKLADAHINLGNLYMAQEKFGAAASSFKAALAADRNMVKAHYALAGAYQGSQNFDAALASYKEFVRLAEGKAAMKTMVTNAKQLITQIEAHLEQAGE, encoded by the coding sequence ATGAAAGCAAAAGCAATCATCGCAATAATGCTGACGTTATCCCTAACGTCGCTGGGATTTGCACAGAGCAACGAAGCAAAAGCAAAATTCAACGCGGGCCTCACCGCAAATCAGGCTGGCAAATACGCTGAGGCTGAGAAAGAACTACTTGAAGCTGTTAAGCTCGACGCAACCTACAAACAGGCTTGGGTCGAATTAGGAACGGCGCAACTTCACCTAAAAAAGCTTCCACAGTCTGAAGAGTCGTTCAAGAAGGTCGTTACATTGGACGCAAGCGATGTCGTCGGACACAAAAATCTTGGGCTTGTTCAATTGGAGGCCAAGAAATACCAATTGGCTGAAGCTTCCCTACTCAAAGCATTGCAGATCAAACATGGCGACGGCGAAGTCCAAAAGGCTCTCGGTCAGCTTTACTACCAGCAGAACAATTGGGATAAGGCGATTGAGTACTATAAGCTTTACAATACCGCAAATTCGGTTGATGCCAAGAGCCATTTCTTTATGGCAAAGGCCTACAAGGAAAAGGGTGATTTGGCGACGGCCGAGTCTGAGTATCAACAAGCGGTGAAAATCGATCCGAAGCTTGCTGATGCCCATATCAATTTGGGGAATCTGTACATGGCTCAAGAGAAGTTCGGAGCTGCCGCAAGTTCGTTCAAAGCCGCCCTTGCAGCAGACCGAAACATGGTAAAGGCACATTATGCGCTTGCCGGAGCTTATCAAGGCAGTCAGAACTTTGACGCTGCGCTTGCCTCTTACAAGGAATTCGTTCGCTTGGCTGAAGGCAAAGCGGCCATGAAGACTATGGTTACGAACGCCAAACAACTAATCACTCAGATTGAAGCCCATCTCGAGCAGGCGGGCGAGTAA
- a CDS encoding acylphosphatase, which produces MTEMACARALITGRVQGVGFRFFVTTKAESYPIFGFVRNLETGALEIEVEGEKQVVMDFLNDIRKGPRHSEVFEFQMEWKPFKMTYDRFFVKY; this is translated from the coding sequence ATGACGGAAATGGCTTGCGCAAGGGCGCTAATTACGGGGCGAGTCCAGGGAGTTGGATTTCGCTTTTTTGTGACGACTAAGGCCGAATCCTATCCCATATTCGGTTTTGTGCGTAATCTCGAAACGGGGGCGCTTGAGATTGAAGTAGAGGGCGAAAAGCAGGTTGTCATGGACTTCTTGAATGATATTCGCAAGGGGCCGCGACATTCGGAGGTATTCGAGTTTCAGATGGAGTGGAAGCCTTTTAAAATGACTTATGACCGATTTTTTGTAAAGTATTAG
- the galT gene encoding galactose-1-phosphate uridylyltransferase: MPELRKDPIVGRWVIISTERGKRPSDFAPAVKSKEPKSCPFCPGNEAMTPPEIFSLRNNGSSPNNPGWDMRVISNKYPALKIEGDLNREGEGIYDRMNGIGAHEVVIETPDHQLDLVDLQAEQAKQVFLAYKSRMIDLKKDIRFKYLLAFKNQGEAAGASLEHAHSQLIATPVVPIRVQSELEGSERYFTYKERCIFCDIMRQEVSAGKRVVYETDGFIAIEPFAPRFPFETWILPKSHESDYSKLSDSMALDLAGIVKITLSKLRTALADPPYNYVIHTDAFSNSGKEYYHWHMEIIPKLTKIAGFEWGSGFYINPVAPEDAALYLREITVS; the protein is encoded by the coding sequence ATGCCTGAACTGCGAAAAGACCCCATTGTTGGCCGTTGGGTCATCATTTCTACTGAACGCGGAAAACGTCCCAGTGATTTCGCACCAGCTGTAAAGAGCAAAGAACCAAAAAGCTGTCCGTTTTGTCCGGGCAACGAAGCCATGACACCACCGGAGATATTTTCGCTCCGTAACAATGGAAGCAGTCCCAACAATCCGGGCTGGGACATGCGAGTAATCTCGAACAAGTACCCTGCGCTTAAGATCGAAGGAGACTTGAACCGGGAAGGTGAAGGTATCTACGATCGAATGAATGGAATTGGGGCGCACGAAGTTGTCATTGAAACGCCCGATCACCAACTGGATCTTGTCGATCTTCAAGCTGAACAAGCGAAGCAAGTGTTTCTTGCCTACAAGTCTCGCATGATCGATTTAAAAAAGGACATTCGCTTCAAGTACTTGCTGGCTTTCAAGAATCAAGGAGAAGCCGCAGGTGCTTCGTTGGAGCATGCTCATTCACAATTGATCGCAACACCGGTTGTGCCGATTAGAGTTCAGTCCGAACTGGAAGGCAGCGAGCGCTACTTTACATATAAGGAACGCTGCATTTTCTGCGATATTATGCGTCAGGAAGTCAGCGCAGGAAAACGAGTAGTGTATGAGACTGATGGATTCATTGCGATCGAGCCGTTTGCGCCGCGTTTTCCTTTCGAGACTTGGATACTGCCGAAGTCGCATGAATCGGACTATAGCAAGCTGAGTGATAGCATGGCTTTAGATTTAGCCGGAATCGTCAAGATCACGCTGTCGAAACTTCGGACAGCCTTAGCCGATCCGCCCTATAATTATGTAATTCATACCGATGCGTTTAGTAATTCGGGCAAGGAATACTATCATTGGCACATGGAGATAATTCCCAAATTGACAAAGATTGCCGGATTTGAGTGGGGTTCTGGGTTCTACATTAACCCGGTAGCCCCTGAAGATGCGGCTTTGTACTTGCGGGAAATTACCGTGTCATAG
- the purD gene encoding phosphoribosylamine--glycine ligase: MRILVVGSGGREHAMCWKLSKSPLVEKLYCAPGNAGIFRVAELVNINAEDIDNLVRFAREKQIDLTIVGPELPLSLGIVDRFETEKLRIFGPTKAAAEIEYSKAYAKQFMRKHHIPTASFMVFEDMKEAITFVRSAGMPIVIKADGLAAGKGVTVARSAEEAEATIRDMMQKRQFGEAGARVVVEHFMTGEEASVFAFTDGKNILTTIASQDHKRVGNGDSGPNTGGMGAYAPVPFVSEKILKDIHDLVLEPAVHGLAEEGRPFKGVLFAGLMMTERGPKVIEFNCRLGDPETQVILPLLKNDFAQLVSSAVDGTLDSETLEWEDAYAVCVVMTSGGYPGNYQKGREINGLRDIKDQDALVFHAGTKFENRRFFTNGGRVLGVTAVDEHIDNAVAKAYETVERIRFEDGHFRTDIAYKAGSKKFKFSY, encoded by the coding sequence TTGCGAATTCTAGTTGTTGGCTCCGGTGGTCGTGAACATGCGATGTGTTGGAAGCTCTCCAAAAGCCCTTTGGTGGAAAAGCTTTACTGCGCACCGGGCAATGCCGGCATATTTCGGGTTGCCGAACTTGTCAACATCAATGCTGAGGATATCGACAATCTCGTTCGGTTCGCTCGTGAAAAGCAAATCGATCTGACCATTGTCGGACCTGAACTTCCCCTTTCTCTCGGCATCGTCGATCGCTTTGAAACCGAAAAACTCCGGATTTTTGGACCGACAAAAGCAGCCGCCGAAATCGAATACTCCAAGGCTTACGCCAAGCAATTCATGCGAAAACACCATATTCCGACCGCGAGCTTTATGGTCTTTGAGGACATGAAGGAGGCTATCACCTTCGTCCGCAGTGCCGGAATGCCGATTGTAATTAAGGCCGACGGTTTGGCTGCCGGCAAGGGCGTAACCGTCGCTCGTAGCGCTGAAGAAGCCGAAGCTACAATTCGCGACATGATGCAGAAACGCCAATTTGGCGAAGCTGGAGCCCGGGTCGTGGTCGAGCACTTCATGACTGGCGAAGAGGCATCCGTCTTTGCGTTTACTGACGGTAAGAATATTTTGACGACTATCGCGTCTCAGGATCACAAACGTGTCGGTAATGGCGATTCCGGTCCGAATACGGGTGGAATGGGAGCCTATGCCCCTGTGCCGTTTGTTTCTGAGAAGATTCTAAAAGATATTCATGATTTGGTGCTTGAACCCGCAGTACACGGACTTGCCGAGGAAGGACGTCCGTTTAAGGGCGTCTTGTTCGCCGGATTGATGATGACTGAACGCGGCCCCAAAGTCATTGAATTCAATTGCCGACTTGGCGATCCGGAGACTCAGGTAATACTGCCGCTTCTAAAGAATGACTTCGCTCAGCTTGTCAGCAGCGCGGTCGATGGTACACTTGATAGCGAGACCCTTGAGTGGGAGGATGCGTACGCAGTTTGCGTAGTCATGACATCTGGCGGCTATCCAGGCAATTACCAAAAGGGCCGCGAGATTAACGGCCTGCGCGATATCAAAGATCAGGACGCGCTGGTTTTCCACGCCGGCACGAAGTTTGAAAACCGGCGATTCTTCACTAACGGAGGTCGCGTGTTGGGTGTTACGGCGGTCGACGAACACATTGACAATGCGGTCGCCAAAGCGTACGAAACCGTTGAACGGATACGTTTTGAGGATGGTCACTTTCGAACAGATATTGCCTACAAGGCAGGAAGCAAGAAATTCAAGTTCTCATATTAG
- a CDS encoding class I SAM-dependent rRNA methyltransferase, with translation MYPILKLKPGKENNVIFRHPWVFSGAFASPLDQLDNGELVHVADAAGQIIGTGTFSTHSQIAVRVFEFGKAEIDYDWIRARIIAAQEQRSLLGYDNGTDTTGYRLVFGEADCLPGLIIDRYNDVFVIQSSTAGVDRLKELVTKVLIEEFTPRAIVERSDIPVRKEEGIEETDGLLYGADVEEVEFLENGIKFVADVLAGQKTGFFLDQKDLRKAIRQMANNGRILNLFSHSGSFSIAALLGGAESIFNVDSSGQALDLCSHIAELNNLPIDRITWETADVFQWLGDIPQDPFDVVMLDPPALVKSQNDLESGRKAYHFLNRAAMRLIKPNGILITSSCSTYFREEDFLFMLRRASVQTGRQLEILHYVTQSPDHPWSVYFPESRYLKSFVCRVRG, from the coding sequence TTGTATCCTATCCTCAAGTTAAAACCGGGAAAAGAAAACAACGTCATCTTTCGGCATCCTTGGGTTTTTTCTGGTGCCTTCGCGTCACCGCTGGATCAACTCGATAACGGCGAACTCGTGCATGTAGCTGATGCGGCTGGCCAGATCATTGGAACTGGGACTTTCTCGACTCACTCGCAAATAGCGGTGCGCGTTTTTGAATTTGGTAAAGCCGAAATTGACTATGATTGGATACGCGCTCGAATCATTGCCGCCCAAGAGCAGCGTTCACTGCTGGGATATGACAATGGCACCGACACGACGGGTTACAGGCTCGTCTTTGGAGAAGCCGATTGTCTTCCCGGACTGATCATCGATCGATACAATGATGTCTTTGTGATACAGTCTTCCACAGCAGGAGTTGATCGTCTCAAAGAACTGGTGACAAAGGTTCTAATTGAAGAATTCACTCCCAGAGCAATTGTGGAGCGGAGTGATATTCCAGTGAGAAAGGAAGAGGGGATAGAGGAGACTGACGGTCTACTCTATGGCGCCGATGTGGAGGAAGTCGAGTTCTTAGAAAATGGAATCAAGTTTGTTGCCGACGTTCTGGCGGGACAAAAGACTGGGTTCTTCCTCGACCAGAAAGATCTTCGCAAGGCGATCCGCCAAATGGCAAACAACGGCAGAATTCTAAATTTGTTTTCGCATTCGGGCAGTTTTTCCATTGCGGCACTCCTGGGTGGCGCTGAATCAATATTCAATGTAGATAGCTCGGGTCAGGCGCTGGATCTTTGTTCGCACATTGCTGAATTGAATAATCTGCCAATTGATCGAATCACTTGGGAGACAGCAGATGTCTTCCAGTGGCTGGGAGATATACCTCAGGACCCATTCGATGTTGTAATGCTTGATCCGCCTGCTCTGGTGAAGTCACAGAACGATTTGGAGTCGGGAAGAAAGGCATATCACTTTCTCAATCGTGCAGCTATGCGATTGATAAAGCCCAATGGCATACTGATTACTTCCAGCTGTTCAACATACTTCCGCGAGGAAGATTTCCTGTTCATGTTAAGACGCGCATCAGTGCAGACCGGGCGGCAATTGGAGATTTTGCACTATGTTACGCAGTCGCCCGATCATCCGTGGTCGGTCTATTTCCCTGAATCTCGCTATCTCAAGTCTTTTGTCTGTCGCGTTCGCGGCTAA